One genomic window of Eptesicus fuscus isolate TK198812 chromosome 6, DD_ASM_mEF_20220401, whole genome shotgun sequence includes the following:
- the PHYHIP gene encoding phytanoyl-CoA hydroxylase-interacting protein, whose amino-acid sequence MELLSTPHSIEVNNITCDSFRISWAMENSDLERVTHYFIDLNKKENKNSNKFKHRDVPTKLVAKAVPLPMTVRGHWFLSPRTEYSVAVQTAVKQSDGEYLVSGWSETVEFCTGDYAKEHLAQLQEKAEQIAGRMLRFSVFYRNHHKEYFQHARTHCGNMLQTYLKDNSGSHGSPTSGMLHGVFFSCNTEFNTGQPPQDSPYGRWRFQIPAQRLFNPSTNLYFADFYCMYTAYHYAILVLAPKGSLGDRFCRDRLPLLDIACNKFLTCSVEDGELVFRHAQDLILEIIYTEPVDLSLGTLGEISGHQLMSLSTADAKKDPSCKTCNISVGR is encoded by the exons ATGGAGCTGCTGTCCACTCCCCACAGCATCGAGGTCAATAACATCACCTGTGACTCCTTCCGCATCTCCTGGGCCATGGAGAACAGTGACCTGGAGAGGGTCACCCACTATTTCATCGACCTCAACAAGAAGGAGAATAAGAACTCCAACAAATTCAAGCACCGG GATGTTCCCACAAAGCTTGTGGCCAAGGCTGTGCCGCTGCCCATGACGGTGAGAGGCCACTGGTTCCTGAGCCCCCGCACGGAGTACAGCGTGGCGGTGCAGACGGCAGTGAAGCAGAGCGACGGGGAGTACCTCGTGTCCGGCTGGAGCGAGACAGTCGAGTTCTGCACCGGAG ATTATGCCAAGGAGCACCTGGCGCAGCTGCAGGAGAAGGCCGAGCAGATCGCAGGCCGCATGCTGCGCTTCTCTGTCTTCTACCGCAACCATCACAAGGAGTACTTCCAGCACGCCAG GACCCACTGCGGGAACATGCTGCAGACCTACCTGAAGGACAACAGCGGCAGCCACGGCTCCCCCACCAGCGGCATGCTCCACGGCGTCTTCTTCAGCTGCAACACGGAGTTCAACACCGGCCAGCCCCCACAGGACTCCCCCTACGGCCGCTGGCGCTTCCAGATCCCCGCCCAGCGCCTTTTCAACCCCAGCACCAACCTCTACTTTGCGGACTTCTACTGTATGTACACAGCCTACCACTACGCCATCCTGGTGCTggcccccaagggctccctgggGGACCGCTTCTGCCGAGACCGCCTGCCCCTTCTGGACATTGCCTGCAACAAGTTCCTGACCTGCAGCGTGGAGGATGGGGAGCTGGTCTTCCGCCACGCCCAGGACCTCATCCTGGAGATCATCTACACTGAGCCCGTCGACCTGTCCCTGGGCACCCTGGGGGAGATCAGCGGCCACCAGCTCATGAGCTTGTCCACTGCTGACGCCAAGAAAGACCCCAGCTGCAAGACCTGCAACATCAGTGTGGGCCGCTAG
- the POLR3D gene encoding DNA-directed RNA polymerase III subunit RPC4, producing MSGGKAPGEPSAPGAPRALLSGARGLIGQRPAPHLTPGRLPSIRSRDLTLGGVKKKTFTPNIISRKIKEEPKEEVTIKKEKRERDRDRQREGHGRGRGRPEVIQSHSIFEQGPAEMMKKKGNWDKTVDVSDMGPSHIINIKKEKRETDEETKQILRMLEKDDFIDDPGLRNDTRNMPVQLPLAHSGWLFKEENEEPDVKPWLAGPKEEDMEVDVPVVKVKEEPRDEEEEAKMKAPPRAARKTPGLPKDVSVAELLRELSLTQEEELLFLQLPDTLPGQPPTQDIKPIKTEVQSEDGQMVVVKQEKDREAKLAENACTLADLTEGQVGKLLIRKSGKVQLLLGKVTLDVTMGTACSFLQELVSVGLGDSRTGDMTVLGHVKHKLVCSPDFESLLDHKHR from the exons ATGTCGGGAGGAAAGGCCCCGGGCGAGCCCAGCGCTCCAGGCGCGCCCCGAGCCCTCCTCTCTGGCGCCCGGGGGCTTATTGGACAGCGGCCGGCGCCACACCTCACCCCTGGCCGCCTTCCCTCCATCCGCTCCAGGGATCTCACCCTCGGGGGAGTCAAGAAG AAAACCTTCACCCCAAATATCATCAGTCGGAAGATCAAGGAAGA ACCCAAGGAAGAAGTGACCATTAAGAAGGAGAAGCGTGAAAGGGATAGAGACCGACAGCGAGAGGGTCATGGACGGGGCCGGGGTCGACCAGAAGTGATCCAGTCCCATTCCATCTTTGAGCAGGGCCCAGCTGAAATGATGAAGAAAAAGG GGAACTGGGATAAGACAGTGGATGTGTCGGACATGGGGCCCTCTCATATCATCAACATCaaaaaagagaagagggagacagatgaagaaacaaaacagatCCTGCGCATGCTGGAGAAGGATGAT TTCATCGATGACCCTGGGCTGAGGAATGACACTCGAAACATGCCTGTACAGCTGCCTCTGGCTCACTCCGGGTGGTTGTTTAAGGAAGAGAATGAAGAACCAGATGTTAAaccttggctggctggccccaaggAAGAGGACATGGAGGTGGATGTGCCTGTTGTGAAAG TAAAAGAGGAGCCacgagatgaggaggaggaggccaagaTGAAGGCTCCTCCCAGAGCAGCCAGAAAGACCCCGGGCCTCCCAAAGGACGTATCTGTGGCAGAGCTGCTCAGGGAGCTGAGCCTTACCCAGGAGGAAGAGCTGCTGTTCCTCCAGCTGCCAGACACGCTCCCTGGCCAGCCGCCAACTCAGGACATCAAGCCTATCAAGACAGAGGTGCAGAGTGAGGATGGACAGATGGTGGTCGTGAAGCAGGAGAAAGACCGG GAAGCCAAGCTGGCAGAGAATGCTTGTACCCTGGCTGACCTGACAGAGGGTCAGGTTGGCAAGCTGCTCATCCGCAAGTCAGGAAAGGTACAGCTCCTCCTGGGCAAGGTGACTCTGGATGTAACAATGGGAACCGCCTGCTCTTTCCTGCAG GAGCTGGTGTCCGTGGGCCTTGGAGACAGTAGGACGGGGGACATGACCGTCCTCGGACACGTAAAGCACAAACTTGTATGTTCCCCCGATTTTGAATCCCTCTTGGATCACAAACACCGGTAA